Proteins co-encoded in one Flavobacterium sp. M31R6 genomic window:
- a CDS encoding DUF721 domain-containing protein, producing the protein MAKRLNNQSSIGDVLKQIIEVNKLQSGMDEIDVKDAWRNLMGNGVNSYTNNVVLKGSTLYVQLTSAVLREELSHGKSKIIKMINEELRRDVVRDVVLR; encoded by the coding sequence ATGGCAAAAAGACTAAATAATCAAAGTTCTATAGGGGACGTTTTGAAGCAAATTATCGAGGTCAATAAATTACAATCTGGAATGGATGAGATTGATGTGAAAGATGCTTGGCGCAATTTGATGGGGAACGGTGTGAACAGTTATACCAATAATGTGGTTTTGAAGGGTTCGACTTTGTATGTTCAGTTAACATCTGCGGTTTTGCGTGAGGAATTGAGTCACGGTAAATCCAAGATCATAAAAATGATTAATGAGGAATTGCGAAGAGATGTGGTGAGGGATGTGGTTTTGAGGTAA
- the ftsY gene encoding signal recognition particle-docking protein FtsY: MSFFKKIFSSEKKDSSLSEQAKESLDKGLEKTKTSFFSKLTKAVAGKSKVDDDVLDNLEEILVSSDVGVNTTLKIITRIEKRVEADKYLGTDELNQILRDEIAGLLSETNTGEATEFVIPANTKPYVLMVVGVNGVGKTTTIGKLAYQFKKAGFKVVLGAADTFRAAAIDQLQIWADRVGVPIVRQEMGSDPASVAFDTLQSAVAQNADVVIIDTAGRLHNKINLMNELSKVKRVMQKVVGDAPHDVMLVLDGSTGQNAFEQAKQFTAATEVTSLAVTKLDGTAKGGVVIGISDQFQIPVKYIGVGEGIEDLQVFNKYEFVDSFFK, encoded by the coding sequence ATGAGCTTTTTTAAAAAAATATTCTCCTCAGAGAAAAAAGACTCGAGCTTAAGCGAGCAAGCAAAAGAATCATTAGACAAAGGTCTAGAAAAAACAAAAACTTCATTTTTTTCCAAATTAACTAAAGCGGTTGCCGGAAAATCAAAAGTAGATGATGATGTTTTGGATAATTTAGAGGAAATTCTCGTTTCTTCGGATGTGGGAGTTAATACAACCCTTAAAATTATTACCCGAATTGAGAAAAGGGTAGAAGCTGATAAATATCTTGGAACTGACGAACTTAATCAGATTTTGAGAGACGAAATTGCGGGATTATTATCTGAAACCAATACTGGCGAAGCAACTGAGTTTGTTATTCCGGCAAATACAAAACCTTACGTTTTGATGGTAGTTGGAGTAAATGGCGTGGGTAAAACTACAACAATTGGAAAATTAGCTTACCAATTTAAAAAAGCTGGTTTTAAAGTAGTTCTTGGTGCTGCGGATACTTTTCGTGCAGCGGCTATTGACCAATTACAAATTTGGGCTGATAGAGTAGGTGTGCCTATTGTTCGTCAAGAAATGGGAAGTGATCCAGCTTCTGTGGCTTTTGATACGTTGCAATCAGCGGTGGCTCAAAATGCTGATGTTGTCATTATTGATACTGCTGGTCGTTTGCATAATAAAATCAACTTGATGAACGAACTTTCGAAAGTAAAACGTGTAATGCAAAAAGTGGTTGGCGATGCGCCTCACGATGTAATGCTTGTTTTGGACGGTTCTACAGGGCAAAACGCATTTGAACAGGCCAAACAATTTACTGCGGCGACTGAAGTTACATCATTGGCCGTTACCAAATTAGACGGTACTGCCAAAGGTGGAGTTGTTATTGGTATTTCAGACCAATTTCAAATACCTGTTAAATACATTGGTGTTGGAGAAGGAATTGAAGATTTGCAGGTTTTCAATAAGTACGAGTTTGTAGATAGTTTTTTTAAATAA
- a CDS encoding autorepressor SdpR family transcription factor, which produces MNDIFKALNDATRREILELLKTKNLSAGEIADQFNMSKPSISHHLDILKRADLITAEKSGQFIFYSINTTIMEDVLQWILTFKK; this is translated from the coding sequence ATGAATGACATATTTAAAGCATTGAATGATGCCACGAGAAGAGAAATATTGGAGCTTTTAAAAACAAAGAATTTGTCAGCCGGAGAAATAGCCGATCAGTTCAATATGTCAAAGCCGAGTATTTCCCATCATTTGGATATTTTGAAACGTGCCGATTTAATCACAGCCGAAAAATCGGGACAATTTATTTTCTATTCCATCAACACCACCATAATGGAAGATGTGTTGCAGTGGATTTTAACTTTTAAAAAATAA
- the rpmG gene encoding 50S ribosomal protein L33, with translation MAKKGNRIQVILECTEHKTSGVAGTSRYITTKNKKNTPDRLEIKKFNPILKRVTVHKEIK, from the coding sequence ATGGCAAAGAAAGGAAATAGAATCCAGGTGATTTTAGAATGTACTGAACACAAAACATCAGGTGTTGCAGGTACTTCAAGATACATAACTACAAAGAACAAAAAAAATACTCCAGACAGATTAGAGATTAAAAAATTTAATCCAATCTTGAAAAGAGTTACTGTTCACAAAGAAATTAAATAA
- a CDS encoding acyltransferase family protein — MTKNRLISLDVFRGLTILLMTIVNNPGSWATVYPPLLHSEWHGCTPTDLVFPFFIFIMGVAISFAMPTKNYDSATFNKILTRSLRMFCLGVFFNFFGKIQLFGLEGIPLVIGRLVITAGVGYALMGNFNAKLKTYLAVSIFAIYLILAYSGIEAYKIVRLPGVLQRIGIVYFIASLLYLKTNQKTQLLTTIGILLGYWAIMTLVPAPGFEITNLEKGTNLAAWVDNVLLKGHMWEVTNTWDPEGILSTIPAIATGIIGLLIGQLLNSPLLKMEKAKKMAIIGIILITLGQLWNIIFPINKSLWTSSFVLYTAGLATLVLTILYYCIDIADYKKGIKLFLIWGVNPMIVFFLSEIIPQAFVAISFPNPKIPTEQINLLDYLYAFGVQPFFNNPMTASLVFALLYVGLWSILLAYFYKKKMYFKV, encoded by the coding sequence ATGACCAAAAACCGCCTTATTTCGCTTGATGTATTTAGAGGATTAACTATTTTATTAATGACAATTGTAAACAATCCTGGTAGTTGGGCAACCGTTTATCCACCTTTACTTCACTCCGAATGGCACGGCTGTACTCCTACCGATTTGGTTTTTCCTTTCTTTATTTTCATCATGGGAGTCGCAATTTCTTTTGCAATGCCAACCAAAAATTATGACAGCGCAACATTCAACAAAATTCTAACGCGTTCGTTGCGTATGTTTTGCTTGGGTGTCTTTTTTAACTTTTTTGGAAAAATACAACTCTTCGGACTAGAAGGTATTCCATTGGTGATTGGACGTTTAGTTATAACTGCAGGAGTTGGATATGCGTTGATGGGGAATTTCAATGCTAAACTAAAAACTTACTTGGCCGTTTCAATTTTTGCAATTTATTTAATCCTAGCCTATAGTGGTATTGAGGCTTATAAAATAGTAAGACTTCCAGGTGTGTTGCAACGCATCGGAATTGTCTATTTCATTGCCTCCCTTTTGTATCTAAAAACGAATCAAAAAACACAATTACTGACAACTATCGGAATTCTACTGGGTTATTGGGCAATTATGACGCTTGTTCCGGCGCCTGGATTCGAAATCACAAACCTTGAAAAAGGAACCAATTTAGCCGCTTGGGTAGATAACGTTTTATTAAAAGGACATATGTGGGAAGTGACCAATACTTGGGATCCCGAAGGAATACTAAGCACGATTCCAGCTATTGCAACAGGAATTATTGGTTTATTAATTGGCCAATTGCTTAACAGTCCATTATTAAAAATGGAAAAGGCCAAAAAAATGGCTATAATAGGAATCATTCTTATCACATTGGGACAACTTTGGAATATTATTTTTCCAATAAACAAATCCCTTTGGACTAGTTCTTTCGTTTTATACACTGCTGGATTAGCCACACTGGTCTTGACCATTTTATACTATTGTATTGATATTGCCGATTATAAAAAAGGAATCAAATTATTCCTGATTTGGGGTGTGAATCCAATGATTGTATTCTTTTTATCCGAAATTATTCCACAAGCGTTTGTCGCGATTTCGTTTCCAAATCCAAAAATACCAACAGAACAAATCAACCTTTTGGACTATTTATATGCCTTTGGAGTACAACCTTTTTTCAATAATCCGATGACAGCTTCATTAGTGTTTGCTCTTCTTTATGTGGGTCTATGGTCCATTCTTTTGGCGTATTTCTACAAAAAGAAAATGTATTTCAAAGTTTAA
- the rpmB gene encoding 50S ribosomal protein L28, with product MSRVCDLTGKRAMVGNNVSHAMNKTKRKFSVNLVKKRFYLPEEDRWITLRVAASTIKTINKNGIAAVLKKAQSEGFIK from the coding sequence ATGTCAAGAGTTTGTGACCTTACAGGTAAAAGAGCGATGGTAGGAAATAACGTTTCTCACGCTATGAACAAAACTAAGAGAAAATTTTCTGTAAACTTAGTTAAAAAGCGTTTTTATCTTCCAGAAGAAGATAGATGGATTACTCTTAGAGTAGCAGCATCTACGATAAAAACAATTAATAAAAATGGAATCGCTGCAGTTTTGAAAAAAGCGCAGTCAGAAGGATTTATTAAATAA
- a CDS encoding S9 family peptidase yields MNKAVFFLMTILLSFTMFGQEITGQWNGFLKVPGGQLALVFNISKSENGYSATMDSPDQGAKGIPVTTTKFENTTLKLEIPSARIVFEGELNQYNVIVGTFTQSGQSFPLNLSREILKKETVIRPQEPQNPFPYYTEDVTFENKTDKNVLAGTLSLPSKEGKFPVVILISGSGPQNRDEEILGHKPFLVLADYLTKKGIAVLRFDDRGVAKSTGEYKTATTLDFAKDVQAAVDYLKTRKEIDKNKIGLIGHSEGGIIAPIVAQNSKDVKFIILLAGPGLRGDQLMLLQKEMIERQKGISENEIKKGQEIFKGAYDIIVASSANDINLKSKAFSYLKSKLGDTANDTQISALSSQITSPWLVSFLKLDPAIALEKVKCPVLALNGEKDLQVPPDINLEAIKVALAKGGNKNVTTKKLSNLNHLFQECKTGSPDEYAAIEQTFSPIALEEISKWILVQVK; encoded by the coding sequence ATGAACAAAGCAGTATTTTTTTTAATGACAATTTTGTTGTCTTTTACAATGTTCGGGCAAGAAATTACGGGACAATGGAATGGTTTTTTAAAAGTTCCCGGAGGACAATTAGCACTTGTTTTTAATATAAGCAAAAGTGAAAATGGATACAGTGCTACGATGGATAGCCCAGACCAAGGAGCAAAAGGAATTCCCGTTACAACAACCAAGTTTGAGAATACTACTTTAAAATTAGAGATTCCAAGTGCCCGGATAGTTTTTGAGGGGGAGCTAAATCAGTATAATGTGATTGTTGGTACTTTTACTCAAAGCGGTCAATCTTTTCCGTTGAATTTGTCTAGAGAAATTTTAAAAAAAGAGACGGTAATAAGACCTCAAGAGCCACAAAATCCGTTTCCGTACTATACAGAAGATGTCACTTTCGAAAATAAAACAGATAAAAATGTTTTGGCAGGAACGTTAAGTTTACCTAGTAAAGAAGGCAAATTTCCAGTTGTGATTTTGATAAGCGGAAGTGGTCCACAAAACAGAGATGAAGAAATATTAGGACATAAACCGTTTTTGGTTTTAGCAGATTATTTGACAAAAAAAGGTATTGCGGTTCTACGATTTGATGACCGCGGTGTTGCAAAATCTACAGGAGAATATAAAACGGCAACTACTTTGGATTTTGCCAAAGATGTCCAAGCAGCAGTCGACTATTTGAAAACCAGAAAAGAAATAGATAAAAATAAAATAGGATTAATCGGCCACAGCGAGGGCGGAATAATTGCTCCTATTGTTGCACAGAACTCGAAGGATGTAAAATTCATTATATTATTGGCTGGACCTGGACTTCGAGGAGATCAATTAATGCTTTTGCAAAAAGAAATGATTGAACGTCAAAAGGGAATTTCAGAAAATGAAATTAAAAAAGGGCAGGAAATCTTTAAAGGAGCTTATGATATTATTGTAGCTTCTTCAGCAAATGATATAAATCTAAAAAGCAAGGCATTCAGTTATCTAAAATCAAAATTAGGTGATACTGCCAATGATACCCAGATTAGTGCACTTTCCTCTCAAATTACTAGCCCTTGGCTGGTTAGTTTTTTAAAATTAGATCCTGCAATAGCTTTAGAAAAAGTGAAATGCCCAGTTCTTGCACTCAATGGAGAAAAAGATTTACAAGTGCCTCCCGATATTAACCTGGAAGCTATCAAAGTGGCACTAGCCAAAGGAGGAAATAAAAACGTAACCACTAAGAAGTTGTCCAATCTAAATCATCTCTTTCAGGAATGTAAAACGGGTTCTCCTGATGAGTACGCAGCGATTGAGCAAACATTCTCTCCAATTGCATTAGAGGAAATATCCAAATGGATTTTGGTTCAAGTAAAGTGA
- a CDS encoding nucleoside-diphosphate kinase, with protein MATNRTFTMIKPDAVQNGHIGNILAMITNGGFKIVSLKLTQLTVADAQAFYAVHAARPFYGELVEFMSRGPIVAAILEKDNAVEDFRTLIGATNPAEAAEGTIRKAYATSIGENAVHGSDSDENAAIEGAFHFAGREQF; from the coding sequence ATGGCAACTAATAGAACTTTTACAATGATTAAGCCTGATGCAGTTCAAAACGGACACATCGGAAACATATTGGCAATGATTACAAACGGTGGTTTCAAAATCGTTTCTTTGAAATTAACTCAATTAACAGTTGCAGATGCTCAAGCATTTTACGCTGTACACGCTGCAAGACCTTTCTACGGAGAATTGGTAGAATTCATGTCTCGTGGTCCAATCGTTGCTGCTATTTTAGAAAAAGATAATGCGGTTGAAGATTTCAGAACTTTAATTGGTGCTACAAACCCAGCTGAAGCTGCTGAAGGAACTATCCGTAAAGCATACGCAACTTCTATTGGAGAAAATGCAGTTCACGGTTCTGATAGCGATGAAAATGCTGCTATCGAAGGGGCATTCCACTTTGCAGGAAGAGAGCAGTTCTAA
- the bshC gene encoding bacillithiol biosynthesis cysteine-adding enzyme BshC: MPTDCISYQNSGYFSPLMNDYLNQKEPTHSLYNRFPNLENFEEQIKEKKENFNGNGNKNFNTKRAVLVTALKNQYSNIPTSDLTKQNIEALASANTFTVTTGHQLNLFSGPLYFLYKIISTINLTTELKAKYPDYNFVPVYWMATEDHDFEEINYFSFKGKKFHWNRESTGPVGRLSTEGLDNFLEIFALEIGSSANAKTIKKLFEDSYINHDNLADATRYLANALFGASGLVILDADDQNLKRNFIPYIKEELLYQTSFKMVTETIEKLKNYFVQVNPREINLFYIEDNLRERIILDNGIYKVNHTKIEFTESEILKLLESNPEKFSPNVIMRPLYQEVILPNLCYIGGGGEIAYWLELKSFFASAKVTFPILLLRNSVLLATEKQNKKADRLNLSWSDLFSKQTALINHVTQKLSDFPIDFSEQKEALKKQFEAILELANHTDKSFLGAVKAQETKQTKGLETLEKRLLIAQKRKFHDELQRIIDLQNELFPNQSLQERQANFSEFYLENGERLIPQIMSQLKPLEQNFNIIFF; this comes from the coding sequence ATGCCAACCGACTGCATCAGCTACCAAAATTCTGGATATTTCTCTCCTTTGATGAATGATTATTTAAACCAAAAAGAGCCAACGCATTCGCTTTACAATCGATTCCCAAATCTTGAAAATTTCGAAGAACAAATAAAGGAAAAAAAAGAAAATTTCAACGGTAACGGCAACAAGAATTTCAACACAAAAAGAGCCGTTTTAGTTACGGCTCTGAAAAACCAATATTCAAATATTCCCACATCGGATCTAACGAAACAAAATATTGAAGCTTTGGCCAGTGCCAATACTTTCACAGTTACCACTGGACACCAACTAAATCTATTCAGTGGTCCATTATACTTTTTATACAAAATCATTTCGACAATTAATTTGACAACCGAATTAAAAGCAAAATATCCTGACTATAATTTTGTTCCAGTATATTGGATGGCAACCGAAGATCACGATTTTGAAGAAATTAATTATTTCAGTTTCAAAGGAAAAAAATTTCACTGGAACAGGGAAAGTACTGGACCTGTCGGAAGATTATCCACCGAAGGATTAGACAATTTTCTTGAAATATTTGCACTTGAAATAGGTTCAAGCGCCAATGCCAAAACAATCAAAAAACTATTTGAAGATTCCTACATCAACCATGACAACTTAGCCGATGCAACGAGATATTTGGCCAATGCTCTTTTTGGAGCATCAGGTTTAGTTATTTTGGATGCAGATGACCAGAATTTGAAACGCAATTTTATACCGTACATAAAAGAGGAATTACTGTATCAAACATCTTTTAAGATGGTAACCGAAACCATCGAAAAATTAAAAAACTATTTCGTTCAGGTGAATCCGCGCGAAATCAATTTGTTCTATATTGAAGATAATTTGCGAGAACGAATTATTCTTGATAATGGAATTTACAAGGTCAATCACACCAAAATCGAATTTACAGAATCTGAAATTTTGAAATTATTAGAAAGTAATCCTGAAAAATTTAGTCCGAATGTCATCATGCGTCCGTTGTACCAAGAAGTCATTTTACCCAATTTATGCTACATTGGCGGCGGCGGGGAAATTGCTTATTGGTTGGAATTAAAATCTTTTTTCGCATCCGCTAAAGTAACTTTCCCAATATTGTTATTGAGAAACTCTGTTCTTTTGGCAACCGAAAAACAGAACAAAAAGGCCGACAGATTAAATCTGTCCTGGTCAGATTTATTTTCCAAACAAACTGCTTTAATCAATCATGTAACGCAAAAACTATCCGATTTCCCGATTGATTTTTCTGAGCAGAAAGAAGCATTAAAAAAACAATTTGAGGCAATTTTAGAATTAGCCAATCATACAGACAAATCTTTCTTAGGAGCTGTAAAAGCACAAGAAACAAAACAGACCAAAGGATTGGAAACTCTCGAGAAGAGATTACTTATTGCACAAAAAAGAAAATTTCATGATGAGCTACAACGCATCATTGACTTGCAAAACGAATTATTTCCTAACCAAAGTTTACAGGAACGTCAAGCTAATTTTTCTGAATTTTATTTGGAAAATGGTGAACGTTTGATTCCACAAATAATGAGCCAGCTCAAACCATTGGAGCAAAATTTCAATATAATATTTTTTTAA
- a CDS encoding DUF4295 domain-containing protein: MAKKTVASLQTSSKRLSKAIKMVKSPVTGAYTFVESIMAPEEVDEFLKKK, from the coding sequence ATGGCAAAGAAAACCGTAGCATCGTTACAAACATCTTCTAAGAGATTATCAAAAGCCATCAAAATGGTGAAATCTCCAGTAACTGGGGCATATACATTCGTTGAATCTATTATGGCTCCTGAAGAAGTTGATGAATTCTTGAAAAAGAAATAA
- a CDS encoding serine hydrolase, with amino-acid sequence MSKSILLLIFSLFCINCSSDNTEPVPAPTPTETLYFPPLSGSNWETKSLESLGWKQSAVQPLLDYLELKHSKGFIILVNGRIVMENYFNGHDATTNWYWASAGKTLTSTMTGIAQQENLININNKVSQYIGTGWTSAPLAKENLITCKHLLTMTSGLDDTTDDVSPSALTYTTDAGTRWAYHNVYVKLQDVIAQASGQSWNNYFNTKLRDKIGMNGAWFTSGNNIVYSSTTRSMARFGLLMFNKGKWENNVILNESYFNEATNTSQNINLGYGYLWWLNGKANYHLPQSQATFQGSIIPTAPNDMFMALGKNDQKIYVIPSKKMVVIRMGDAADNVNLALSDFDEMLWTKISALYQ; translated from the coding sequence ATGTCAAAATCAATACTATTACTCATATTTTCGCTTTTCTGCATCAATTGCTCTTCTGATAATACAGAACCAGTACCTGCGCCAACTCCTACAGAAACACTATATTTCCCTCCCCTTTCCGGCAGCAATTGGGAAACCAAATCACTAGAAAGCCTTGGCTGGAAGCAATCGGCTGTCCAACCCTTATTGGATTATTTAGAACTCAAACATTCCAAAGGATTTATCATCCTTGTCAATGGCCGTATCGTAATGGAAAACTATTTCAACGGTCATGATGCCACAACCAACTGGTATTGGGCAAGCGCAGGCAAAACATTGACATCAACCATGACGGGAATTGCTCAACAGGAAAACCTTATTAACATCAACAACAAAGTGTCTCAATATATAGGAACCGGCTGGACAAGTGCGCCTCTTGCCAAAGAGAATCTCATTACCTGCAAACATTTATTAACTATGACTTCCGGCCTAGACGACACCACCGATGACGTTTCTCCATCAGCCCTAACCTATACCACCGATGCAGGCACGCGTTGGGCGTATCACAACGTATATGTAAAACTACAAGATGTCATTGCACAAGCCAGCGGACAATCCTGGAATAACTATTTCAATACCAAATTAAGGGACAAAATCGGGATGAACGGCGCTTGGTTTACATCTGGCAACAATATTGTTTACAGCAGTACCACAAGAAGTATGGCACGTTTTGGGCTATTGATGTTCAATAAGGGGAAATGGGAAAACAATGTAATTCTGAACGAAAGTTACTTCAACGAAGCAACTAACACATCACAAAACATCAACTTGGGTTATGGCTATTTATGGTGGTTAAATGGTAAAGCCAATTATCATTTGCCGCAATCGCAGGCTACTTTTCAAGGAAGTATAATCCCTACAGCGCCAAACGATATGTTTATGGCTTTGGGCAAAAATGACCAAAAAATCTATGTGATTCCCAGCAAAAAAATGGTAGTGATCCGTATGGGTGATGCCGCAGACAACGTAAACTTAGCTCTATCTGATTTTGATGAAATGCTTTGGACAAAAATAAGTGCTTTATATCAGTAG
- a CDS encoding SdpI family protein, with amino-acid sequence MMNVTFRKELPIIGIVLMPFIYLAFIWNTLPEKVPTHWNYKGEVDHWGDKFSLIGLLFMLPVLVYVLLLVVPKIDPKKRISIMGGKYYQLKFFLVLCMSMLALFIIFITKNQSFSSPNLIYIIIGILFLVLGNYFKVIQPNYFIGIRTPWTLENNEVWKMTHVFAGKLWVIGGLVIVLGGLIFENNYFSIVFISLVVVLAIVPMVYSYMKFKEIEKKVYNSSLIINLKQKYLAFLPVSSRTRGESRTGEAIRCNLCRLNPSPQRIFTAIGARGERFCLFAII; translated from the coding sequence ATGATGAATGTAACTTTCAGAAAAGAACTTCCTATTATTGGAATTGTTTTAATGCCTTTTATTTATTTAGCTTTTATCTGGAATACATTACCAGAAAAAGTCCCAACACATTGGAATTACAAAGGTGAGGTCGATCATTGGGGAGATAAATTTTCCTTGATTGGATTACTTTTTATGTTGCCAGTTTTGGTGTATGTTTTACTGCTTGTCGTCCCAAAAATCGATCCTAAAAAAAGGATTTCCATAATGGGTGGTAAATACTATCAATTGAAGTTTTTCCTTGTTTTATGTATGTCCATGTTGGCTTTGTTTATCATTTTCATTACAAAGAATCAATCATTTTCGAGTCCTAATTTAATTTATATCATAATCGGAATTTTATTTTTGGTTCTGGGTAATTATTTCAAAGTGATTCAGCCCAATTATTTCATCGGGATACGCACTCCTTGGACTTTAGAGAATAATGAAGTTTGGAAAATGACTCATGTTTTTGCAGGTAAACTTTGGGTTATTGGTGGGTTGGTAATAGTATTGGGAGGTTTGATTTTTGAAAATAATTATTTCTCAATTGTATTTATTTCACTTGTTGTTGTATTGGCAATCGTCCCAATGGTGTATTCTTACATGAAGTTTAAGGAAATAGAAAAAAAAGTGTATAACTCGAGTTTGATCATTAATTTGAAGCAGAAATATTTGGCATTTTTGCCAGTATCGTCCCGCACACGAGGCGAAAGCCGAACTGGCGAAGCAATCCGTTGCAATCTTTGTAGGCTGAACCCCAGCCCACAAAGGATTTTCACTGCTATCGGGGCTAGAGGAGAGAGATTTTGCCTTTTTGCCATCATCTAA
- a CDS encoding MFS transporter, giving the protein MQEITKPAKVNSLKHILFGSLIGTTIEFFDFYIYANAAVLVFPQLFFPSADPTMATLQSLATFSIAFISRPLGSAFFGHYGDKIGRKFTLVAALLTMGISTVTIGFLPSYSSIGIAAPLLLMLCRFGQGVGLGGEWGGAVLLAIENAPPNKRAWYGMFPQLGAPIGLLLSGGTFLLLTDSMSNQEFMDYGWRIPFIASSLLVVVGFYIRTKITETPSFENSKKEQKEVKIPFLTLVKSYKNQLLFGTLASITTFLVFYLMTVFTLSWATSDLGYEKRDFLLIQLFSVLFFALFIPISAVVADKIGRRKMLIVATIAIAFFGFFFSHFLKSGSTVMVTFFLCTGMALMGFTYGPLGTFLSELFPTNVRYSGASLTFNMAGIVGAAFAPMIAIWLASTYSLTYVGFYLTIAACISLFSLLAISKTEHKF; this is encoded by the coding sequence ATGCAAGAAATAACCAAACCAGCCAAAGTAAATTCTTTGAAACACATACTTTTTGGCAGTTTAATAGGTACCACGATTGAGTTTTTTGATTTTTATATCTATGCCAATGCCGCCGTTTTAGTTTTCCCGCAATTGTTTTTTCCAAGTGCAGACCCTACGATGGCAACCTTACAATCGTTGGCAACTTTTTCAATAGCTTTTATATCCCGCCCATTGGGTTCTGCTTTTTTTGGGCATTATGGAGACAAAATTGGTCGTAAATTTACTTTGGTAGCTGCTTTACTGACTATGGGAATTTCTACTGTAACCATTGGTTTTTTGCCAAGTTATTCCAGTATTGGTATTGCTGCTCCTTTGTTATTGATGTTGTGTCGATTTGGTCAAGGAGTTGGCTTAGGAGGCGAGTGGGGGGGAGCTGTTTTATTAGCTATAGAAAATGCGCCGCCCAATAAACGTGCTTGGTATGGAATGTTTCCCCAACTAGGCGCCCCAATTGGTTTACTGCTTTCAGGAGGGACTTTCTTGTTGTTAACCGATTCTATGAGTAATCAAGAATTTATGGATTATGGATGGAGAATTCCTTTTATTGCTAGTTCTCTTTTGGTTGTAGTTGGTTTTTATATCCGAACTAAAATTACTGAAACTCCTTCTTTCGAAAACTCAAAAAAAGAACAAAAAGAAGTTAAAATTCCTTTTCTTACTTTGGTTAAATCGTATAAAAATCAATTGCTTTTTGGAACATTGGCCTCTATTACTACTTTCTTGGTATTTTATTTAATGACCGTTTTTACATTGAGTTGGGCAACATCTGATTTGGGTTACGAAAAACGAGATTTTTTATTGATTCAATTGTTTTCGGTATTGTTTTTTGCTTTGTTTATTCCAATTTCTGCGGTAGTTGCTGATAAAATTGGGCGTCGAAAAATGTTGATTGTTGCTACAATTGCGATTGCTTTTTTTGGTTTTTTCTTTTCTCATTTTTTAAAGTCTGGCAGTACAGTAATGGTAACTTTTTTTTTATGTACAGGAATGGCTTTGATGGGATTTACGTATGGACCTTTGGGGACTTTTTTATCAGAATTATTTCCTACCAACGTTCGGTATTCTGGAGCTTCATTGACTTTTAATATGGCAGGAATTGTTGGAGCTGCTTTTGCGCCAATGATTGCCATTTGGCTGGCATCAACTTATAGTTTGACCTATGTTGGATTCTATCTTACTATTGCGGCTTGTATTTCGTTGTTTTCTTTATTGGCGATTAGTAAGACGGAACATAAATTTTAA